From one Streptomyces chromofuscus genomic stretch:
- a CDS encoding class F sortase: MAADPSSTPSAQPAANGQYSGQGGRLTLWGVAIVIIAASVFGDHQGPGTVPATSASAPATASISPDADTRRAARPLPRATPIRLLIPKISVDAPFTPLAIGASGQLEPPSATDTNLVGWYAKGASPGERGTSIIAGHVDTATAPAVFAGLYELRRGDRFSVDRSDGRKADFVVDHAETFPKDDFPDERVYADTARSEVRLITCAGDYDHSVKDYTENLVVFGHLV, encoded by the coding sequence ATGGCAGCAGATCCCTCCTCCACGCCCTCCGCTCAGCCTGCGGCGAACGGGCAGTATTCCGGCCAAGGCGGACGACTGACCCTGTGGGGCGTGGCGATCGTCATCATCGCCGCCAGTGTGTTCGGCGACCACCAAGGGCCCGGAACCGTCCCGGCGACCTCCGCCTCCGCACCCGCGACCGCCTCCATCTCTCCCGACGCCGACACGCGCCGGGCCGCGCGTCCACTGCCCCGTGCCACACCGATCCGGTTGCTCATCCCGAAGATCTCCGTGGACGCCCCCTTCACCCCCCTGGCCATCGGCGCCTCGGGGCAGCTCGAGCCTCCGTCCGCGACCGACACCAATCTCGTCGGCTGGTACGCCAAGGGCGCCTCGCCCGGCGAGCGGGGTACCTCGATCATCGCCGGGCATGTCGACACGGCCACCGCGCCCGCCGTCTTCGCCGGCCTCTACGAACTCCGGCGCGGCGACCGCTTCTCCGTCGACCGGTCCGACGGGCGCAAGGCGGACTTCGTCGTCGACCACGCCGAGACCTTCCCGAAGGACGACTTCCCCGACGAGCGCGTCTACGCCGACACCGCGCGCTCCGAGGTCCGGCTCATCACTTGCGCGGGGGACTACGACCACTCGGTGAAGGACTACACCGAGAATCTGGTGGTCTTCGGCCACCTTGTGTGA